From the Flavobacterium galactosidilyticum genome, one window contains:
- a CDS encoding DUF4234 domain-containing protein translates to MTEIVKETWNTPRKPIPVFKVDPILVLILGFLTCGLYLIYWNIKVAEVLNAVSEREVISQPIAIFAGCCYPVNIYFFYLAGKDGLPEVYHKAGIGQKDDTLLLLVLGFFFPMIAAMIVQNDINKLYN, encoded by the coding sequence ATGACAGAAATTGTAAAAGAAACTTGGAACACACCACGAAAGCCTATTCCAGTATTTAAAGTAGATCCTATATTAGTATTAATTTTAGGGTTTTTAACTTGTGGATTGTACTTAATTTATTGGAATATTAAAGTAGCTGAAGTTTTAAATGCAGTCTCTGAGCGTGAAGTTATCTCACAGCCTATCGCCATATTTGCAGGTTGTTGCTATCCAGTTAATATTTATTTTTTCTATTTAGCAGGAAAAGATGGATTGCCTGAGGTGTATCACAAAGCAGGTATAGGTCAAAAAGATGACACGCTTTTATTGCTTGTTTTAGGGTTTTTCTTTCCAATGATTGCCGCAATGATAGTTCAGAATGACATCAATAAATTATACAATTAA